A single Nisaea sp. DNA region contains:
- the pseC gene encoding UDP-4-amino-4,6-dideoxy-N-acetyl-beta-L-altrosamine transaminase, with protein MNDASDTRSFLPYGRQMIDEADEQAVLDVLRGDWLTTGPAVEAYEAAFAERVGAKHAIACSSGTAGLHMAAIALDLDFGDVVVVPSVTFLATANAARYVKADVLFADVDPETGVMRLEDVQRAIAGMSKGTVKAIFPVHLTGHTVNVDELAAEFPELVLVEDACHAIGAEYEIGGSMTPVGSCPHGGITMFSTHPVKTIATGEGGLLTTNSDRFAETLRRSRNHGLVREPEKFLNKRMGFEDGVPAPWYYEMHEPGYNYRLSDINAALGLSQLGKLDSFVAKRSALRARYQELLDALGPHVAMQKVAPGCSPAWHLAVALIDFAALDTTRTAVMTALKERGIGTQVHYIPVHRQPYYANRYQPKSLPGADAYYARCLSLPLFPAMSEDDVDRVVEELTKALGI; from the coding sequence ATGAATGATGCATCCGATACCCGTTCCTTTCTTCCCTATGGCAGGCAAATGATCGACGAGGCCGACGAGCAGGCCGTTCTCGACGTGCTGCGCGGTGACTGGCTGACCACCGGTCCGGCGGTGGAAGCCTACGAGGCGGCCTTCGCCGAGCGTGTCGGTGCGAAACATGCGATTGCCTGTTCCAGCGGAACCGCGGGCCTGCACATGGCGGCGATTGCACTGGACCTCGATTTCGGCGACGTCGTCGTGGTCCCGAGCGTGACCTTCCTGGCCACGGCCAATGCTGCCCGTTACGTCAAAGCAGATGTCCTTTTCGCCGATGTGGATCCGGAAACAGGTGTGATGCGCCTGGAGGATGTGCAGCGGGCCATTGCCGGCATGTCGAAGGGAACGGTCAAGGCGATCTTCCCGGTGCATCTGACTGGGCATACGGTCAATGTGGATGAACTGGCAGCGGAGTTCCCTGAACTGGTGCTGGTTGAGGATGCCTGTCATGCAATCGGCGCCGAATACGAGATCGGCGGCAGTATGACGCCCGTCGGGTCCTGCCCGCACGGCGGTATCACGATGTTCTCGACCCACCCGGTGAAGACCATCGCAACGGGTGAGGGCGGCTTGCTGACAACCAACAGCGACCGTTTCGCGGAGACGCTGCGGCGGAGCAGGAACCACGGCCTCGTGCGGGAACCCGAGAAATTTTTGAACAAGCGCATGGGATTCGAGGATGGTGTCCCGGCTCCCTGGTATTACGAGATGCACGAGCCCGGCTACAATTACCGGCTTTCCGACATCAATGCCGCTCTTGGCCTGAGCCAACTGGGCAAACTCGACAGCTTCGTCGCCAAGCGCAGTGCGCTCCGGGCGCGCTATCAGGAGCTGCTGGACGCTCTTGGCCCGCATGTGGCGATGCAGAAGGTCGCTCCAGGCTGCAGTCCCGCCTGGCACCTCGCCGTGGCCCTGATCGATTTTGCGGCGCTGGACACCACACGGACAGCGGTTATGACAGCCCTGAAGGAGCGCGGGATCGGCACCCAGGTGCATTATATTCCGGTGCACCGCCAGCCTTATTACGCGAACCGGTACCAGCCCAAATCCCTGCCCGGCGCGGACGCCTATTACGCCCGATGTCTCAGCCTGCCGCTGTTCCCGGCGATGAGCGAAGACGATGTTGACCGGGTGGTTGAGGAGCTGACTAAGGCGCTCGGGATATAG
- a CDS encoding TRAP transporter large permease: MEVALLFLAIIVLLLIGVPIAVALGLSSILFLLAFSDSSLASIAQTLFSAFEGHYTLLAIPFFILASSFMSTGGVAKRIIRFSIACVGHFPGGLAIAGVFACMMFAALSGSSPATVVAIGTIVIAGMRQVGYTKEFAAGVICNAGTLGILIPPSIVMVVYAAAVEVSVGRMFLAGVIPGLLAGLSLMAAIYIMAKWKNLPKGEWAGWSEIYASAKDASWGLLLIVIIMGGIYGGVFTPTEAAAVAAVYAWIIATFVYRDMGPLATDGEARNVSLFRQPSALLTALYHPDTRKTLFDAGKLTITLLFVIANALILKHVLTDEQVPQQITETMLAYGFGPVMFLVAVNVILLIGGQFMEPSGLLVIVAPLVFPIAMELGIDPIHLGIIMVVNMEIGMITPPVGLNLFVTSGVAGMPMMAVVKAALPFLAVLFAFLIVVTYVPWISTVLPNAVMGPEIVTN, encoded by the coding sequence ATGGAAGTCGCCCTTCTCTTCCTCGCCATTATCGTGCTGCTGCTGATCGGGGTCCCCATCGCGGTCGCGCTTGGCCTGTCATCCATCCTGTTCCTGCTGGCCTTCTCTGACTCGTCCCTGGCCTCCATCGCGCAAACCCTGTTCAGCGCTTTCGAGGGGCATTACACCCTGCTGGCAATTCCGTTCTTCATCCTCGCCTCCTCCTTCATGTCGACAGGCGGGGTGGCGAAACGGATCATCCGGTTCTCCATCGCCTGCGTCGGACACTTCCCCGGTGGCCTTGCCATTGCCGGTGTTTTCGCCTGCATGATGTTTGCCGCTCTCTCCGGCTCCTCGCCCGCGACCGTGGTTGCCATCGGCACCATCGTGATCGCCGGCATGCGCCAGGTCGGCTACACCAAGGAATTTGCCGCTGGTGTGATCTGCAATGCCGGCACGCTCGGCATCCTGATTCCGCCTTCCATCGTCATGGTGGTCTATGCCGCCGCCGTGGAAGTCTCGGTCGGCCGCATGTTCCTTGCCGGTGTCATTCCCGGCCTCCTGGCTGGCCTGTCGCTTATGGCGGCGATCTACATCATGGCGAAATGGAAGAACCTGCCAAAAGGCGAATGGGCCGGGTGGAGCGAGATCTATGCCAGCGCCAAGGACGCCTCCTGGGGGCTCCTGCTGATCGTCATCATCATGGGCGGCATCTATGGCGGCGTATTCACGCCGACCGAGGCTGCAGCCGTGGCCGCCGTCTATGCCTGGATCATCGCCACCTTCGTTTATCGGGACATGGGCCCGCTGGCGACCGACGGCGAAGCCCGGAACGTCTCCCTGTTCCGCCAGCCCAGCGCGTTGCTGACGGCTCTCTATCATCCGGACACACGTAAGACCCTGTTCGATGCCGGCAAGCTCACCATTACCCTGCTATTCGTCATCGCCAACGCGCTGATCCTGAAGCACGTCCTCACCGACGAGCAGGTGCCGCAACAGATCACAGAGACCATGCTGGCCTACGGCTTCGGGCCGGTGATGTTCCTGGTCGCGGTAAACGTGATCCTGCTGATCGGCGGTCAGTTCATGGAGCCGTCGGGCCTGCTGGTGATCGTGGCGCCGCTGGTTTTCCCGATCGCCATGGAACTTGGCATCGACCCGATCCATCTCGGCATCATCATGGTGGTGAACATGGAGATCGGCATGATCACACCGCCGGTCGGGCTCAACCTGTTCGTCACCTCAGGTGTCGCCGGGATGCCGATGATGGCCGTGGTGAAGGCTGCCCTGCCATTCCTGGCAGTTCTCTTCGCCTTCCTGATTGTCGTGACTTACGTGCCGTGGATCTCGACCGTGCTGCCCAATGCGGTCATGGGGCCGGAGATCGTCACGAACTAG
- a CDS encoding DctP family TRAP transporter solute-binding subunit: MKKFFAAALAAAALIAPGAAYANCDDGEVVIKFSHVTNTDRHPKGIAASLLEKRVNEEMNGKACMQVFPNSTLYNDNKVLEAMLQGDVQLAAPSLSKFEKFTKKFRLFDLPFMFKDINAVEAYQGSDAGKGLLDSMQRRGLQGLAYWHNGMKQMSASKPLLTPSDANGLKFRVQSSEVLVAQMEAIGGTPQKMAFSEVYGALQQGVVDGQENTWSNIYGKKFFEVQDGTTETNHGIIDYLLVTSVDWLESLKPDVRDQFLKIVAEVTAARNQESTAVNEAAKQSVIKAGGIVRTLTPEQRAAWVEVMKPVWAKFEKDVGADNIAAAQAANN, from the coding sequence ATGAAGAAGTTTTTCGCTGCCGCTCTGGCGGCTGCCGCCCTTATTGCGCCTGGCGCCGCTTATGCCAATTGCGATGACGGCGAGGTTGTCATCAAATTCAGCCACGTCACCAACACCGACCGGCACCCGAAGGGTATCGCCGCATCGCTGCTGGAAAAGCGCGTGAACGAGGAAATGAACGGCAAGGCCTGCATGCAGGTTTTCCCGAACTCGACCCTCTATAACGACAACAAGGTCCTGGAAGCCATGCTCCAGGGTGACGTGCAGCTCGCCGCTCCGTCGCTGTCCAAGTTCGAGAAGTTCACCAAGAAATTTCGCCTGTTCGACCTGCCGTTCATGTTCAAGGACATCAACGCGGTTGAAGCCTATCAGGGCTCCGACGCCGGCAAGGGCCTGCTCGACAGCATGCAGCGTCGCGGCCTCCAGGGTCTCGCCTACTGGCACAACGGCATGAAGCAGATGTCCGCCAGCAAGCCGCTGCTGACGCCGTCCGACGCGAACGGCCTGAAGTTCCGCGTGCAGTCTTCCGAAGTGCTCGTCGCCCAGATGGAAGCAATCGGCGGCACCCCGCAGAAGATGGCCTTCTCCGAAGTCTATGGCGCCCTGCAGCAGGGTGTTGTCGACGGTCAGGAAAACACCTGGTCGAACATCTACGGCAAGAAGTTCTTCGAAGTGCAGGACGGCACCACCGAGACCAACCACGGCATCATCGATTACCTGCTGGTCACCTCCGTCGACTGGCTGGAAAGCCTGAAGCCGGACGTGCGTGACCAGTTCCTGAAGATCGTTGCCGAAGTGACCGCGGCCCGGAACCAGGAATCCACCGCCGTGAACGAGGCCGCCAAGCAGTCCGTGATCAAGGCCGGCGGGATCGTCCGCACACTGACCCCGGAGCAGCGTGCTGCCTGGGTTGAAGTGATGAAGCCGGTCTGGGCCAAGTTCGAAAAAGACGTCGGCGCCGACAACATCGCCGCCGCACAGGCTGCGAACAACTAG
- the pseB gene encoding UDP-N-acetylglucosamine 4,6-dehydratase (inverting): MSYQPFSFDTDHIDLNGKTVLVTGGTGSFGKEFVRTALASSEMRRCIVFSRDEQKHYDMGQEYPSVPGKPIRYFIGDVRDVDRLELAMRGVDYVVHAAAMKHVPAAEYNPFECVQTNIYGAENIVKAALRTGVKKVIALSTDKAANPINLYGATKLASDKIFVAANNISGADGCRFSVVRYGNVIGSRGSVIPFFRKLIDEQSPDLPITDERMTRFWITLQQGVNFVLSSMEMMKGREIFVPKIPSMKITDVAKAMAPGLPLRNVGIRPGEKLHEVMISEDDSRTTVELEDRYVILPAQSDRVLDDYLAEGYKMVPAEFRYASDTNTDWLSGDELNKMMSSI; the protein is encoded by the coding sequence ATGAGCTATCAACCATTCTCGTTTGATACCGATCACATCGATCTTAATGGCAAAACGGTATTGGTCACCGGCGGCACAGGCTCCTTCGGCAAGGAATTCGTGCGCACTGCTTTGGCTTCCTCGGAAATGCGCCGCTGCATCGTGTTCTCACGGGACGAGCAGAAGCATTACGATATGGGCCAGGAATATCCATCGGTCCCCGGCAAACCAATCCGCTATTTCATCGGCGATGTAAGGGATGTGGACCGGCTGGAGCTGGCCATGCGCGGCGTTGATTATGTTGTCCATGCCGCAGCGATGAAGCATGTGCCGGCCGCCGAGTACAATCCGTTCGAATGCGTCCAGACCAACATCTATGGCGCCGAAAACATTGTGAAGGCCGCGCTCCGCACCGGGGTGAAGAAGGTGATCGCATTGTCGACGGACAAGGCGGCGAACCCGATCAATCTGTATGGCGCAACCAAGCTTGCCTCGGACAAGATCTTCGTTGCCGCGAACAACATCTCGGGTGCGGACGGCTGCAGGTTCTCTGTGGTTCGCTACGGTAACGTGATCGGCTCCCGCGGCAGTGTGATCCCGTTCTTCCGCAAGTTGATCGACGAGCAATCTCCGGATCTGCCGATCACTGACGAGCGCATGACGCGGTTCTGGATCACCTTGCAGCAGGGCGTGAACTTCGTGCTTTCTAGCATGGAGATGATGAAGGGCCGCGAGATTTTCGTGCCAAAGATCCCGAGCATGAAGATTACAGACGTGGCGAAGGCCATGGCTCCAGGCCTGCCGCTCCGCAATGTCGGCATCCGGCCGGGCGAGAAGCTGCACGAGGTGATGATCTCGGAAGACGATTCCCGCACGACCGTAGAGTTGGAAGATCGGTACGTCATCCTTCCTGCCCAGAGCGACCGGGTGCTGGATGACTATCTGGCGGAGGGGTACAAGATGGTGCCCGCCGAATTCCGCTATGCAAGCGATACTAATACGGATTGGCTGAGCGGCGACGAACTCAACAAGATGATGTCGTCGATCTGA
- a CDS encoding TRAP transporter small permease, which yields MTMKPLTDRVEETATAVILGSMTVITFANVIARYVFDSGILWALEVTVFLFGWLVLLGAAYAVKIRAHLGVDVITAGLASPKRRILALLACAVCIVYAFLLLKGSWDYWANFANLPATDGRWFPLGFEDKFRDKGWYETEDTPMPDIFGFRPLDWLQDVFNEGEAYEKIPRLVPYAILPFAMALLLIRFVMAGIAIWRGRMEGLIASHEVEDAVEDAAKKLKDL from the coding sequence ATGACGATGAAACCCCTTACCGACCGGGTTGAGGAAACTGCAACAGCGGTGATCCTCGGGTCGATGACCGTGATCACTTTCGCCAATGTGATCGCGCGCTATGTTTTTGATTCAGGCATTCTCTGGGCACTTGAAGTCACCGTCTTCCTGTTCGGCTGGCTCGTGCTTCTTGGCGCTGCCTATGCAGTCAAGATCCGAGCTCATCTGGGCGTCGACGTTATCACCGCGGGCCTCGCCTCGCCGAAACGCCGGATCCTGGCGCTGCTCGCCTGCGCCGTCTGCATTGTCTATGCCTTCCTGCTGCTGAAGGGATCCTGGGATTACTGGGCGAACTTTGCAAACCTGCCGGCCACGGACGGCCGCTGGTTCCCGCTCGGCTTCGAGGACAAGTTCCGCGACAAGGGCTGGTACGAGACAGAAGATACCCCGATGCCGGACATTTTCGGCTTCCGACCGCTCGACTGGTTGCAGGACGTCTTCAACGAGGGCGAGGCCTACGAGAAAATTCCCCGTCTCGTCCCCTACGCCATCCTGCCATTCGCGATGGCCTTGCTGCTTATCCGCTTTGTCATGGCCGGTATCGCCATCTGGCGCGGCCGGATGGAAGGGCTGATTGCCAGCCACGAAGTCGAGGACGCAGTCGAAGACGCCGCAAAAAAACTGAAGGATCTCTGA